A region of the Festucalex cinctus isolate MCC-2025b chromosome 8, RoL_Fcin_1.0, whole genome shotgun sequence genome:
TCGAGGCCACCAGCGGTTAAAACTATTCCAAAAATTGTGGTTAAGGGTGAGACTTTGGTTCTTCGTCGATTGAACCCGTTTGAGTGGACTGTTGTTGGACCAGGCAGGAAGGTAATGGTTGCATATTGTAATAGCttggttgttgttgtagtttttagTGTTGtgatatatttgttttacattagATTCTCCAAAGTTGAGCAAAGTAAAGGTCAGTATAGgttgataaataaaaatgatgatgtCTGTCATTGCAGAGGACGCAAGCAGGACTTGAACAATCCTGTGATGGGGTTCCCAAAAAGAGGAAAATTCAGCCTAACGTTAGTTTGTTTAGAATAATTATATAGTGTATTTGTTATAGACAAGATGCATTCAGtaacatattttcaaaatgtgtatttcaCAGGTTGTGCTAAAGGAATGTTTTATTCCTCTAACCCCAGTTTGGTTCAGCAGTGAAATGTTGGGTGCGATGGATAAGATAAAACCATCAGATCTGTCCAGCCCTGTGAAGGCTGCTCCAAGAGACAAAAAGGTAATTTTCATGTAAATGTCATGGTTCAGGTGTTGTCATTAAGTGAGTCCAGTCATTTACGTGACACATTCTTCTTGATTGATAacatttaaattgtgtataattGTCTAAAGAAGCTGTAATCTGCATGTGtggaatatataaatatatatattttttgtctttcattaGAAATCAAATGTGAGATATCAACAGAGAGTTGTTTTCAAAAGGACAAAGTCAcaggtttgtgtttttatttgtattttttattgggGAGTAATGTAAATATTAGACTAGTTTATAATTGCTGTTATTCAGTTTGAGAAGgggagaataaaatgttttatagcaatgagTAACAATAGTTATTGTAATATAAATAAGTAcatttgtagttgttgttttgcaggcaTTACAAAGGATGGTGGTGGATGCCAGTCTTTGTTCTTCCAGTGTTGTGGAAGAGGTTGTGCAGCAAGAGGTTAGTTTATTGCTTTAGAATTTCAGAAAAGAGAGATAAGTGTTTATTAGTGATGTatggttgttgttatttatgttattgatctAGCACATTGTTTAAGAATGAACAATATTGGTAATTTATGTATAATCAAGTAGACTAGTGAGGAGGAATTAAGTGTACTTTGTAATGTGCAAGTAatagtaaaacaataaaaaaaaaaaacatacacagtaGTTTGTTGGCTCAGTGGAGTATGTAACATCATTTCATTATCTAACCTTTTTGCTGTTGTATACATTCTAAGTAGGTAttacttttgttattgtgtttaatagGCAACACCAAGGCCGTTGGTGGATGCAAGTTTGTCTTGTTCCAGTGGTGTGGAAAAGGctgtgcaggaggaggtttgtgGCCTGCTTTAGAATGTCACCTtaaaaaagagaacatgttttgtagcaatgagTGACTAttgttatataaatgatataagttcatttgtagttgttgttttgcaggcaACACAAAGGATGGTGGTGGATGCCAGTCTTTGTTCTTCCAGTTTTGTGGAAGAGGTTGTGCAGCAAGAGGTTTGTTTCTTGCTTTAGAATttcagaaaagagagaaaattatGATAAGTGCTTATTAGTGATGTatggttgttgttatttatgttattgatctAACACATTGTTTAAGCATTAACAATACTGGTAATTTATGTATAATCAAGCAGACTAGTGAGGAGGAATTAAGTGTACTTTGTAATGGGCAAGTAatagtaaaacaacaacaaaaacacacagtcGTAACCTTTTTGCTGTTGTATACATTCAAAGTATGTAttacttttgttattgtgtttaatagGCAACACCAAGGCCGTTGGTGGATGCAAGTTTGTCTTGTTCCAGTGGTGTGGAAAAGGTtgtgcaggaggaggtttgtgGCCTGCTTTAGAAAGTCACCTTAAAGAAGAGaacatgttttgtagcaatgagAGACAAttgttatataaatgatataagttaatttgtagttgttgttttgcaggcaacacaaaggatggtggtggatgccagtctttgtttttccagtgttgtggaagaggttgtgcagcaagaggtttgtttcttgctttacaatttcagaaaagaaagaaaattatgaTAAGTGCTTATTAGTGATGCatggttgttgttatttatgttattgatttAGCACATTGTTTAAGCTTTAGCAATATTGGAAATTTATGTATAAATCAAGTAAACTAATGAGGGTGAAAGAAGTGAATTTTGTAATGTTGCTTAAGTATGCataagtaatatatatataaccatGAAAACATAGAGTTGTTTGTTGGATGGATTGTTGGAACATGCAACATCATTTCATCGCCTACCCTTGTTGCTGTTGTATACGTTCACATAGCAAGTATggattacttttgttttgttttgttttttgtttaataggTAACACAAAGACCAGTGGTGGATGCAAGTTTGTCTTGTTCCAGTGTTGTGAAAGACGCTGTGCAGGAGGAGGTTGGTGTTCTGCATTAAAATGACAAGTTCCATAAAAGTACATTGTTTTCTATGTAGTGATGTAGTTTGTTGTTGAAGATGTTGCCATTCATCTGGGCGAATGTTGAAGTAGTAAAAACATAGATAACATATGTAACCATTTTCTGCCACGTGTATGCTATGCATGTTCCGTGATGTTGtgtaatgttaaattaataaatgaatcgtttgttaaaatgtatttttttgtcatataccTATAGTTGCCGAGGGAGAGGACTTCTCGCATGGAGCATGCAGCCAAGATCAGTCCCAAGCGTATACAAAGTAAGACCATTGGTAATGCAAATACATCTATGTGTTATGTTTTAGAAGGTGATGTTACATGTAATTCATTCTTGACTGATATGAACACAGCATATGACAGTTATGCACATACTGACAGCTCCAGTATTAAtgttcattcaatatcattcggAGCTCCAAGTGATGCTCTAGAGTGTCAATGCAGAAGTGTGAATGGGTCTTTTCATCAAGGAGACAGTCGGTTGAACCATCCAGGTAAGCAGTGTATGGCTATAGCGTATGTGGGTCTAGCAAATCACACAGCTAGTAGTGCGTTTTCATGGTGTTCAGAAGATTTAGACAAAGTTCTTGTTTTAGGTGATCGTTTGTATACATTATTGAAGAATAGTGACAAGTTCAGTAGCTCACATAACTATTTAATGGTGCCAGACTTGCCAAAGCAGCTGGTTTTAGAAGGAACGCTGTTTGAGTTTAAGGAAATAGATGTGGTGTCTGGATTTATACCGATGGTCGATAAAACAATTATTGTGGAATGTCAAGACGTTACTATTTTAAAAGGATTGCAAAAGATACATGATCAAGTTGATTTATGTTTGCTGACCATGGGTTGTTATACATGTGCAATCATTTGCAAAAATGGACAGTATGCAGTATTTGATTCCCATGCTCGCAGTGCTAGTGGAATGCCAGATGGTGATGGTAAAAGTGTTATAGTTTACTTTAATTGTCTTCAAGATGTTTATGATCATATAtgtaatttgacaaaaaagACATGTAGAGGGCAAACGTTTTTTGAGTTTTCAGGTTTTCATGTTGTGCGGACACAGACAAGGTCATATGAACACTCTGTAAAGGGTGTTGGCATGATTGTATTGGATTCCCTGGCTGAAGTTACACGTAATTTAGGTTTGGATAATAACAGCACAATATTTGAGCTCCATGCGTACACCGAGGCAGAAAAAGTACATTCCCAACCAGTGTCATTTGGAGCTTCAAGTCATGCTTTAGAGCGTTATGATGACAGAAGCTTGAATGGTTTTCATAAGGGAGACACACTACAAGCAATGGCTCAATGTTCAGTGGGTCAACAAGCTAAACCCTCTGTAAAGGATGTAAAAATTACTACACAGGATTCTACTGTATCACAGCAATGTAAGATGTCATTGAGAAGTAGCGTTTCAAGGACAATGCAAAGTTGTGACGCTACTGCACTTAATGCTGATGTGCAGATAATGGGCAATGTGACTCATAAAAAGATGCAATTTAAACCTATTGGTAAACAAGTTGTCCAAGATTTATGTACACGATTTAAATGGGATTTAGAGAAACTTGTTGTAGAGGAGTCTGCAAATGGTGGTTTACTAGGGCTTCCATGccagaaagagaaaataataggtGATGGGAACTGTTTCTTTCGAGCAGTATCTCAAGCTGTGTGTGGTTCACAAAAGAACCACAGAAAAATCAGACTAGCTGTTGTAAAACAAATGGAATCAAATGCAGTTGTGtatgaaacatttttaaggAGTGAGTACTCTTCAGTGGAtgagtatataaaaaaatcaaaaatgcgAAATGTTGGCAGTTGGGCTACTGAAGTGGAAATTCAAGCAACAGCAGATTGTTTAGGAgtcaatatatttatatattatgatGGTAAGTGGTTAGAATATAGTTCAAAAGCAAAAGAGGGAATTTACCTAGAAAATAGCAATGGTAATCATTATGAAACTGTTATTTGTGTGTATCATCCAGAACTGCAGAAGTGTTATGGATTGTGTAAAGCCTATCTGGCCAACTTCGAAGCATATAAtttaagaaggcaaaatataGTTCAAGGTTCATGTATACAAGTAAGTGTTAAAAGTGTAAACAACACTGACAATTTGAATCTAACCAGAACACTAAGTATTAAGAAAGAAATTGTGAATATTGAGGATGATGGTATAGcgcaaacaaaatattcaaagagtaatagttttatttcaaagtatttgATACAGAAATATAGATATCAAAAGAAAACTAATTATCAAGACAACGTATCGCATAGAAATAAACTAAAGGAAATGCGTGTTGCGAAATATCACCTAAATGCATTGCATCGGGACAAACTTAGggacaaaagtagaaaaaaatattgggaaAATCCTTTTCTAagggaaaaagtgaaagaattGAGTGTAAAGAAATATTGTGAAAACACAGTGCATAGAGAAAAAGTCAAAgacatgagtataaaaaaatattggcaaaacgaaccgcatagaaaaaaaatgaaagaaatgagtGCAAATAAATATGGGCAAGATGAAACACATagggaaaaagtgaaagaaatgagtataaagaaatatcggcaaaatgaattgcataaggaaaaagtgaaagaaatgagtataAAGAAATATCGGCTAAATGAATTGCAtaaggaaaaagtgaaagaaatgagcACAATAAATTATTGGCATAACGTGTTGCACAGGAAAAGCGTTAAACTTCGAAGTAAATGTAAGTATGATAGTAATCCCGATCACAAGAAAAAAGTTAAGGCAGCTACAAGATGTAGGATGCAAAAAATTAAAGAGAAGTCAACACAGATAGATTTCATTATGAAAAATTTTTGGGATAAAGTGAAAAATGGGCCGGAATTTGTGTGTAGCGTCTGCCATAGATTGTTATTTAGACGCcaggttttattttataaaaccgataattacaagaaaaataaaatagtagctGCAATAGCAGAAAAATGtgtaacagaaaaatatttgcacaaaTGTAGTGTGGACTGTGTAGTACCATGTAGGGCATTACAGTCAGCTAGAGGCCAGCTGTGGATTTGCTTCACCTGCAATGGTAAGATTATTAAAGGCGAAATACCTCCTGAATGCGTAAATAACAATTTGACAGTCCAACCCATTCCACCTGACTTGGCATGTTTGAATAGCTTGGAACAACATTTGATTGCCTTACATATACCATTTATGAAAATGTTAGCTTTACCTAAAGGTGGGCAAAATGGAGTACATGGACCAGTGACGTGTGTTCCAGCAAATATtgtgcaaacaaacaatttgCTGCCTCGTTCAAATATGGAAGGGTCTTTATTGGCTGTAAAACTGAAGCGAAAATTAACATATAAAGGTTATTATGAATACCAATTTGTTGATACGATGCGCATAAGACAagcattacaaattttaaaacaaacaaatgtgcattATAAAGATGTTAATTTTAACGAAACCTGGATAAATGAGTTTTGTAGGGAACAAGGTGAAGTTGTAGAAAATATCAATAATGTTGAAAGTGGTGAAAACTCAAATGTTGAAGACGACCTTTTGCATGATAGACAACAACATTGTATGTTTCAAGACACCTGTTTAATGCCTGTTGATATTGGCCAGGAAGCGCTCGATCAGTACTttgatgatgttttaaatttggcaCCAGCAGAAGGCAATAATCCTGTGAAATTGCTTTCTGATCATACAAATGAAGCCAAATGCTTCCCAGTCTTATTTCCACAGGGACGAAATACATACCACGATAGTAGGCAATATCGACTTACTTTGGCACGTTATTTCAACAACAGAATTTTACATGCTGATGGAAGGTTTgcacaaaatgttgaatatatattttttgctcagtACATGTCTGAGATAGAGCAGGTTATCTCAAATGTATCCATTGCATTACGCAAAGGAAACAAaggtcaaacatttaaaaagctgAGCAAAGATatgttaaaaaatgaagaaTCATTGAGGGATTTATTAAAGTTTGATGAAGGTTATCGTTTCCTTAAACCTATAAGAGGTACCCCAGCTTTTTGGCAGGGAGTACAACGAGACCTGATTGCCTGTGTTCGTCAgcttggtgttcctacctggttttgttcattttcttcgGCTGACATTCGGTGGAAAACCCTTCTGAacagtatattaaaaaataacggTAGAACACAGACAGCAGAAGAGTTAGAATGGGCAGACAAATGTGAACTGCTTCGTCACAATCCCGTAGCTGCTGCACGATATTTTGATTTTCGCTGGCATATCTTTTTGCGCGAGGTGCTTATGTCTGATTTACATCCAATTGGTAAAATCCTGGATTACTTTCACAGGGTGGAATTTCAGCAGCGTGGTTCACCTCATACTCACTGCTTTTTTTGGATTTTCAATGCTCCACTGattgacaaaaacacagatgatgAAGTATGTGAATTTATCGATAAATATGTAACATGTGAATTACCTTCAGAAGATGAGGCATTATTAGACATAGTCACGTCTGTACAGGAGCATTCAAAGCAACATACCAaatcatgtaaaaagaaaaacacagtttGTCGTTTCAATTATCCCAGGCCAGCATCCAGTAGGACATTTATTAGTCGtaagaaaactgatgaaaatgacaaaaaacaatgcaaatgtAAGGTAGATAAAGATGCTTTAGCAAAATGTGCATGTAAAAATGAGGAACAGCAAGAATCTATCAGAGCAGCAGAAATTATGACAGCAGTAAAGACTGCTCTTTCAGATAAAAACGCGAGCTTCGACTCTGTGGAACATTTGTTTGAAAGCCTCGGCATAAATCAAGAAACGTTTGAGGATGCATATCAACGCTTTAGTCGAAATACACATGTTGTTTTGAAAAGGGACGTTAAAGCGGTTTGGGTAAATCCGTACAATAAGTCACTGCTAAAATGTTGGAATGCAAACATGGACATACAATACGTTATTGATGCATATGCATGCATAGTGTACATAATTTCTTATATTTCAAAGTCAGAAAGGGAAATGGGATTACTGTTAAGAAATGCTCAAAGTGAAGCCGCAAAAGATGGAAATGTTTCTGCAAAGGCTGCATTAAAAAATCTCGGTAGTGTTTATCTACAGAACAGAGAGGTCTCTGCTCAAGAGGCAGTCTATCGGTTAACAAATATGCATCTGAAGGAATGCTCAAGGAAAGTTGTCTTTGTACCAACAGGGGACAATCAAGTGAAACTAAGTTTGCCTTTAAATGTGTTACGGCAAAAGGCGGCATCACAAAATCTTACCACGGAAGACATGTGGATGACCAGTACAGTAGAACGGTATAAAAATAGACCCAATGATGCCACTTTTAATGATATGTGTATGGCCACATTTGCatcagaatatcgtgttttGAGTAAGAATGAGAAATGCCAAAATCGGATTACACTGAATAATGATTGCGGTTTCATCGCAAAAAGAACACGAACAAAACCTGCAGTAGTTCGATACATGCGCTTTTCTGAAAGTAAAAATTCAGAATTGTTTTACCAAAGTAGGATGCAATTGTTTTTGCCATATCGGGTAGATACACAGCTAAAACCTCCCAACTGCGAATTATTTGAACAGTTTTACAAAAATGGTCATGTGAGATTTAATGATGGTTCAAAACATTCAGTGAAGTCGGTTGTTGATTTGAACAGAAGTAAATTTGAAAAAGAAGCAAATGAATTGGAAGCCATCCAGAATATGATTGATTCAGATGGCATTTTAGAAAATGCTTGGTGTGATCTGTTCCCCGAGCAAGAGCTAGAACGATTACAATGTGAGGAGGAACGGAAAAACAAAGACCAgatagtagaagaagtagaaaatATTCCGGATTTAGCTGTAGGTAAccaaaaaatagcacatttggaaAAGAGAAATAACATAATGAGCAGAAGTGATGGCTTGGCTTTAATTAGATCTCTCAATAAGACACAATTGTCTGTTTTCTATCAAATACGACAGTGGTGTTTAGAAAAGTTAGCAGGGAAAAATCCCGATCCATTGCATGTATTCATTACAGGTGGTGCCGGGACAGGAAAAACCCATTTAATAAAAGCTATTCAATATGAAGCAACAAGACTGTTGTCAACAGTCTGCCGCCATCCTGacaatgtttgtgttttgataACTGCTCCAACAGGAATTGCTGCATACAAtttgcatgcatcaactattcATCATACATTTAGCATAAGCAAAGATTGTCGCTTACCTTACACACCATTGGGTGAGGAAAAGCTTAATTCATTGCGTGCTAAATATAGTGATTTGCAAATTCTCATAATAGATGAAATATCTATGGTTGATCACAAAATGTTATCATATATTCATGGTAGGTTAAgacaaattaaacaaactggTGATGTTCACCCCTTTGGTAAAGTAAGTGTAATTGCTGTTGGAGATTTTTTCCAATTACCTCCGGTAAAAGGGAAACCCCTATATGTAGATGATGTTGGCTTTAACTTGTGGTCTAATCGATTTAGACTTGTGGAATTGAAAGATATAGTTAggcaaaaagaccatgtttttGCAGAGTTGCTGAATAGAATACGAACTCGTTCCAAAGGCACCCCAATGTTAAAAACTGACATAGAAACTCTAAAAAGTTGTGAAACTGGCGAAGTCAGCTCAGCATTGCACATATTTCCTACTAATAAACAAGTAAATGAACACAACATTCAACAGCTATTTAAGACTTGTCCAGAATATATTGAGATAGATGCTCAGGACTTTGtcactaataaaaaaacaggaaaactagaGTTAAAAAGTGGACATCACGCTAAAGCACATGATGCATGTTTGGCCGAAAAATTGTTGTTGGGAAAAGATGCACGGGTTATGTTGTGTAAGAATGTTGATGTTATGGATGGTCTGGTTAATGGTGTATGTGGTACAGTAACACATATTGTTACTTATCAAAATAATAAGTTTCCTCAAAAAGTGTATGTGAAATTTGATGATAATCAAATCGGTGCCCAAAGTAGGAAACAATCTGCAGGTTCCaatccatttatttcaatgggtgccactGTGATAATGCCAGAAGAAGAAAGAGTCACAAAACAAGGAGGGTTGCGCAGACAGTTTCCACTTAAACTTGCGTGGGCTTGTACAATACATAAAGTACAAGGAATTACAGTTGACAATGTAGTAGTGTCCctcaaaaaagttttttctgCAGGACAGGCGTATGTGGCCTTAAGTCGTGTCACCAGTTTGGCAGGATTAGTTATTCAAGATTTAGAAGATAAAGCTCTGTATTGTAAAGATCACATTAAGGATGCAATTCAGAGCATGCCTAAATTCCTGatagaaaatgaaacaaaatccaaATTCAACACACATACTTTTTCTTTATTCATGATGAATGTGCAAAATTTGCCGTGTCATGTTTTTGATCTGGGATTGTGCACACAGCATTTGCAGCTTAACTGTATTGCTGTTATAGAAACCTGGCTACCACCTGTTTTTTCAATGGAAGCAGTCAAACTTGATGGTTACAATTTTCATAGTGCACCACGTGCTTTAGCATACAATGGCAACCACCCTGCTTTGGTTGGTTTGCAACACCAACAACACGGTGGTGTTGGCATGTATATTGCACACAATATGAAATATGACATTCTCAAACTACCAAATGTGAACTTGGAATGCTGGGCTTACAAATGTGCTACTTACAATATATTAGTAGCAGTCATTTATCGACCACCATCATATCCCATGtctttatttaaagaaaatctAGGAAAGCTCCTTGATTGGCTAGATCCTCAAAGTAACACAATAGCTGTCATGGGAGATTTCAATGATGATCTTCTAAAATCATCCACAATCTGCAAATTTGTAACAGACAGAGGGTATTCTCAGCTTGTTGGAGAACCCACGACAGAAAAAGGTACACAAATTGATCATGTGTATGtaaaaactcaattttatgatgtAAAATCTATAGTTGTACCAACATATTTCAGTGATCACGAAGGGCTTGTGTGTTCTTTTACACATAAATGTATGAATAATGATCCAAAAAACTAACATATTTTATACACTCAGATTTACAAAGGTGTCAACCTATAGGGATGTCGTTCCAGAACAAATTACCGGTAACTGAATcctaatacttttaaaattaaacaagcCCTATAAACAAGCCCTAAaagtacttgacaaaaaaacaaaacaaaaaaacatatcatcATTGTCATATCCTGAAAAAGTATGGCCTTTTAACTGGGAAAACATTGTAAAATATACTGATTGTGTCCTTGTTTACAAAATTTTTCATGGTAAAGCTCCACCACCATTATTACAGTTTGTTCAGAGCGACTCTAATAGCTCAACCAGAGCTGGCTCTCGGGGTGACTGGAAAGTGCCACTCAGGAAAACTGCTTTTGGTCAAGCTACCTTCTATCGCTCATCACAAACATGGAACTACATACCAAGTACAATACGAGAATTGCTAAATATATCATTATTTTCTAAGTATTTGAGAGCATGGCTATTTGTAAAGCAAATCTGTCAACATAACATTGAATGAAAGCAGTTTTCCAGCTGCCTGTAATGTAATCCTTAGTAGTGTGTGATTGGCCCTGTTTTTGTTATAGAAATGTAATACAACTAAGTATTTTATGGTGATGGCAAtagtattttatgtattattcttttattttttcctcttttaattGCTTTTACTCTATCCTGTCCCCACTTTGGGGACCTTCCTGCCGATGGGACAAGGGATGCAAATTACTAAAACAGCTAAAATCTtacacatatttacatttgtaaatgttcattaatatgttctgtaccattttaaaaaataaaaaataaacaaatggaaaaaaaaatgatgtcaaatGATGTAATTCTGTGAATATAACTTTTTGCGTACCAACATTTATATTATGGCATTGACTTGTGAGACTGATACTGACATCATACTTTTGTGAAAGATGTTTCATGTACACTACCTGTGAAAATTGGAGGTTCTACCTGTGTATAAATGTTGACATGTCAACGAGAGACCGTTTTGTTTATATCTCAACTTCAAACttctaatacatttttgaaaagcataTATTTGCCTGTTTGACTACCGCTTGTCCTCTCTTTTGCCCGCCGCCACATCCTGCTTGGAGACGGGGCTAGGCGGTGATGAAAGAGTGTGACGTTTTTGCTGTATGGATTCTGCACTGACGGACCGGGACAAGATCTGAGGTGGACCATTTCCCCAGAGGCATTACTATGGAGAAATCTACATCGACTCACCAGACCGGGGCCTGAGCAAGAGTCACAGCGCTTCATCTCAATAAaatgactttgttgtttttgagcgAATATTGTATAGCACCATACTACTGTATCTGTGAAATGTTGTCCATGTgtcatccattgcagcctggtcatcctggaagggggattcTCTCCATCTGTGgacccttctcaaggtttctcccTTTTTCCCCAAATGggtttttttgagtttttccttgcccggttggagggttagatcaggggatgtcacaACTTGTTTATagttaaataaatgtcttaacAACTTCACGATAGAATTTGTTTTCTATTCTCCAAGGTTGCGGATTGGATTTATCGATTTCAATGTTCCCATAATTTATTCACTAAGAAATATAAATAGACAAGTGTATGAAATACTTAATCTATCATTGTTGGCATGTCACATCACATTTGAGCAATAACATATCtgaaattaatcatttaaaaaaatatgcatgcatcTGTGTGCACATAAGTATGCcttccaattttcacaaatgaaGGTGATTCATGCAAtagggaatgcttcattaataaaatgtgtaaaaagtaCTGTTGAGCAATTTAGTGGAAACTACACTAGgaatttgtaaaatattcatgttcatgacaggtCTGACCTGTGCAAAGTTccaaaaaactttcgataactttgcatcttaaacatcttaagatgaaacacaccaagttagaAGACGgtaggatgaattttgtaggaggagttaaaatatgacccctgaaaaaggccacaaaaaaaggctacaaatcccatcataaatcaaaatggcggacttcctgtttggtttagcacatggttccaagagacttttttgtacatcgtgggctcttatgtatgcctgtaaattatcatagcgctaggtgaaatgtacaaccgggaatgcttcgttaacgaggagttttctagctcaaaatgtgatgcccggcccctgggggacttcctgttgggtttagcacatggcactaagagacttttttgtacattgtgggctgttacatatgtctacaaatttttgtagctctagctacttcgtacaactgggaatgcttcattaagagggatttttttcctttgcaaaaagggcatgccacgacaacagcgtgcgacgaaataaagagctttcaataacttttcatcctcaacatcttaagatgagtcacaccaagtttgaatatgatcggataaactctgtaggaggagtttgttaaaatatgacccctatgaaatggtccaaaaaatggcaacacattccaaagtaaatcaaaatggcggacgtcctgttaggtttagcatatggttcaaaaagagttttttgtacctcgagggctgttatatacctctacaaattttggtaactctaggtgaaacgtacagccgggtatgctttgttaaagaggagttttttagctcaaaatgtgatgcccggcccctgggggacttcctgttgggtttagcacagggcaccaagagacttttttgtacatcttgggctgttacatatgtctacaaatttccgtagctctcgctgcttcgtacaaatgggaatgcttctttaaggatattttttttcctttgcaaacagtgcatgccatgacaacagcgtgcgacgaaatacaaagctttcaataagttttcatcttcaacatcttaagatgaatcacaccaagtttgaagatgatcggataaacactgtaggaggagttcgttaaaataagaccccaatgaaatggccaaaaaaatggcaacacgttccaaaataaatcaaaatggcggacttcgtgtgaggtttagcacatggttc
Encoded here:
- the LOC144023234 gene encoding uncharacterized protein LOC144023234; this encodes MPRGKGYHRSEAAKRRMTERLRLGDVQQPFHATCARGGTGGRHKVQEWPISCVTGRSHKLVIPSECPNKKFVLLIGDSHLRSIADGFVEMPKDSFSFGVMSTPGACATELTTEVQHAVVPRTPDVVCLLAPSNNLTSSRTPDEAGADFCRLLGNVCGRWPNKVFVLDFPPRLTVDVTQQDYLRQEFHRVSARMGVKYMSTAAFFPLKNLKLWSKDGVHLSDDHGMSILVQLMCDGVHQQLDLQTPKLEIQVASRPPAVKTIPKIVVKGETLVLRRLNPFEWTVVGPGRKRTQAGLEQSCDGVPKKRKIQPNVVLKECFIPLTPVWFSSEMLGAMDKIKPSDLSSPVKAAPRDKKKSNVRYQQRVVFKRTKSQALQRMVVDASLCSSSVVEEVVQQEATPRPLVDASLSCSSGVEKAVQEEATQRMVVDASLCSSSFVEEVVQQEATPRPLVDASLSCSSGVEKVVQEEATQRMVVDASLCFSSVVEEVVQQEVTQRPVVDASLSCSSVVKDAVQEELPRERTSRMEHAAKISPKRIQNGARR